A single region of the Deltaproteobacteria bacterium genome encodes:
- a CDS encoding isochorismatase family protein encodes MVQSQSWLQAIKAENFRQAWPLPGKTALLVIDMQDYFGALAAPILGNVFSLIEACRKRGVKIFFTRHGHRDPATDGGMLSVWWGDLIEFGSTQWQLMPGLDPVGTDTVIDKNRYSAFFKTGMDEGLRAAGAEDLIICGVMTNCCCETTARDAFVRDYRVFFVADATTTVNQELHLASLRNLAYGFAYIVGTQDMCQRLESE; translated from the coding sequence ATGGTTCAGAGCCAATCATGGTTGCAAGCTATCAAGGCTGAGAATTTCCGCCAGGCGTGGCCCTTGCCGGGCAAGACAGCCTTGTTGGTGATCGACATGCAAGACTATTTTGGCGCATTGGCAGCGCCTATTTTGGGCAATGTCTTCTCTTTGATTGAGGCTTGCAGGAAAAGAGGTGTGAAAATCTTCTTTACGCGACACGGGCATCGTGACCCAGCCACAGATGGTGGTATGCTCAGCGTGTGGTGGGGTGATCTGATAGAATTCGGATCGACTCAATGGCAATTGATGCCAGGACTAGACCCAGTGGGAACAGATACCGTCATAGACAAGAATCGTTACAGCGCTTTTTTCAAAACTGGGATGGACGAGGGGTTACGCGCTGCAGGTGCAGAAGACCTCATTATCTGTGGTGTCATGACGAATTGCTGCTGCGAGACAACGGCCCGTGATGCCTTTGTGCGCGATTACCGCGTGTTTTTTGTGGCAGACGCCACAACCACGGTCAACCAAGAACTCCACTTGGCAAGCCTGAGAAACCTGGCTTATGGTTTTGCCTACATCGTTGGCACTCAG